A window of Castanea sativa cultivar Marrone di Chiusa Pesio chromosome 8, ASM4071231v1 genomic DNA:
GAGGAGCTGCAAGGACTTCTGCTTCTGAGGTagaaataaaacaacaaaacaattCATGCTACTGAAAAGTTAGTGAAAAAgggaaattgaaaaatgaatggATATAATAGAATTGCAACTAAATCAGAGAGCTAATAATAATTGCACATACAAGGCTATCATTTTCTCAACTAGTACAAAGCTACTGAAGCAGCATATCTTTCCTATAAACAGAAAAGGTCATTCTAGCATGGAACTAGAGCAACATAGAGGGCACATAAAACTTCATGAGACctgacaaataaaaaaatttctgtgCATGCCCTGGTAACTTAAAAGACATATTCACTACGAAGTTAGTCTGATAACAGCAAGCGAACAAGCTAACACAATTTCACATTGACTGAAGACCATCACTCCACAATAACAAAGTTTAAGCTTAGTTCTAACTATAatctaaattttgattttaatgatTTGCAACATGGGGACAGGTGCTCAGTAATGTTTATGTAAATATTTAGTATGTTGGGGACATGGCTACGTAGGTAACTAAACAAGTGTGTATATAGTTACCTCTTGTTTCCAACTTGAAGAGATTGACTTTTGGTAATTAAGAAATGACCTTTGCAAGTCCTGAGGAACTACAGACTATAATTTCAATCTAGAAAACAAAACTAAACACATCCTGAACACAGATTGCTAACATTTATATAAAGATAAAGACAATTGGAGAGAGGGGAAGAGAAAGAATCCTAAAAACTATTATTTCAACATACaaagatgtgtgtgtgtgtgtgtgtgtatatatttatatcaagGAACCCCCTCAAGGTATGGGCAAGTGGGACCACCCCTGAGGGGCAAACCTTGGACGCCTACACTCCCCCACTGAGCAGGCATCAAGTAAATCATTACATGCCTCAGCTAGGAGTCAAATCAAAGACTTCTGGGTTTACATTTAGTCTAGGCACTCTCCCTAACAACTAAGGCACCCTGGGTGGCGGCCAATCTACAAAGATAATTGAACACATCCTGAATGCAGAtggctaaaatttaaaaaagatagTGAAGAGTTGGGGGGAGGGAACAGAGAAAACATTCTAAAGATTATTTATTCAATCTAGAACGATAACGAAGCACATTCTTCACATAAATCGCTATAAATTAAACAAAGACAGTGAACAATTGGGGGTGATGAGGGCAGAGAAAACATTCTAAAAACTATTTATTTAATCAAGAACGGACAGAAAACACATTCTAAACACAAATAGCTataaattaaacaaagaaaGTGAACAACCAGGGGTGAGGGGGGGAGGGCAGAAAACATTCAAAAGACATAAAAGAAGCCTAGATTGCATCCTACATCCTAATTACTAGCAACTGTCCTGAATCTTTCAATTTAATCTGCCTTGAAGTTGGAACTTGAAAGCACTGCTTGATTGAGACAACACTGATTCCAGCACATCCATCGCTTAATATAGATGCAGATTAACCAAACAGATAAAGAGGTTTGAACATTTCTAAAATAGCAGTCTGAAAAGAACCTCTAAACGTTAATGATTTGAAAGCGACTAcatgctttttgaaaaattctaAGCTATATGGCACTAGAGAATGACACTTGCAACTTACTAATTCACTAAATTAGCTCTCAAACGCAGTCTTCTTTCTAGCAATTgcataaaacttaaaaaggtAAAAACCAAAACGAAACTTTGACATGATTACCAATTGCAGATTCCTTTTCATCATTGCTTAGAAGCTCGTCTGCTTCTTCCACTGTCTCTACCGTAACAGGTGGCCCTCCGAAGCACATGTGATTGTATTCCAATAACGAGGCCTTATCAAATTCATAACCAGGTTCTGAACATTGTATATAAAACAAAGCCAGTCAATTTTCCCCCATCTTTTTCCCTCAAAAGCACAATACACTTGGTCCAAAAATCAAACtctacaataaaaaatttacattgcAAGCTTAGTAATAGTTGGTCTTATTAGATGATACCTCGTCGTGCATTCATTCGCTTCTCGAAAAGCCGAACTGGGTCTGAACCTTCTAAACAGGCTGCATAAACTATGGACCTGTCATTCAACCACATCAAACCATCAAGCATCCTCCTTTCTTTCCCGAGAAACAAACAAGGGTCAgccttaaaaacaaaaaagaaagaaaacacagatgataaaaaaaagagcaaaatgagaaaagaatcTTACAGAGCGAGTTCTCTGGCGGCTCTTGGGCTGCAAAACCTGCCACTCTTGTCAATCTTAGGCAACATGTCTCTGTAAGAGGTTGAGGTGGAGGAAGCATCCTTGGATTTCTCTAGAGCTTGAGCTTGTTCTTCTTCGATGGTAAGAGCCGAATTGCGAAGAGTGGTTCGGGTACACAACAATTTGACTGTGTTCTTGTGAATGGTACAAGGGTATCTTCGCAAAGGAGAAGAGAGTGGGAAAGAAGGGTAGGGGAAACTGAACTCGAAGTGGGTTTTTGAAattgaaggagaagaagaagaaggataggTGAAAATGAAGGAGCTTGCTTCCATTGTTGTTGGAGCTAAGTGTGAGACTCACTGTGAGCGTTTTGAGGATAATGCTTCTTTCGTGTTTCTTTTATTGCTTTGAGATTTTAAGGGGGTTTAGCTTTAGGggatattttattcaaaacGTTGTCGTTCCAACAAGTTTTTAACAAggttgtaatttttattattattttaaatttgtaatttttacgGCTGAgacaatattttatataaatatatatacacacacaaacacttTACTACTTTGTTTTAAATAGCACTTACAAGAAGTGTATGCTAAGGTGAAATATCACCTTAATGACCTTTGCTAGCCCGCTCAACAACTTCGAAAGTTTTAGGCGAAAATTTTAGGTGgggtcatttttatatttaaatattaatcaaatgaaatatatatattaattttttttatttaaaacctatttttcttgttttttgagatgtaaaattactaattaagtttttgtttttaagttgctctaatatttctttttcaattgattATATAActaatccacttaatctttcttgtgaCATAATAGACCttaaataagattttgttaattttaattttaatatagctaatccacttaatttttctttttcaaataaaaattaatttattatatggtTCAATAAATTAGTGTCACTATAATACAAATGAGTTGATATGATacacatcaaattattaattgatatgataatttataataattgataaagtaagaaAATGTGTTGTCCTATGACTGTGGGCCACTGAGCTGTGCAGCATGTGCAGTGTGCAATGTGCAACTGTGCTACTTTGCAGTGCACAACTGTGCAGAAAACGTGTTATATATCCAGCCTAAATTTAATATTGTTAGCTGAAGTttgactatttttgttttttccctttttaatcTTCTTCATTTTAGGATACAATTGGGCCTTTTTAATGCATTTAATTGACCAATAAaagtacttaaattttttttaattaaaataaatggataaatatattatatatatataattttttttacaagttggGGCCTTCTTTTATTTGGGGGCCTTAGACTATCGCATCAATTGCATTACCTATTGAGTCGGCCCTGAccaaatgatatattttttttattgataatatgaTAGTTATAATGGGAGGAGGAATTTGAACCATGGATATCAGTGTCAATTGAGCTACATGGTTCTTGTTTACCTCcggttataatttttttataagtttctacatttttttaatttttttttcaatgaattttCTACTTGTTTAGTATCCAGAATTccatattaaaaagaaaagggttgGGCCCTAACTTTGTTATTGGGCTAAGGTCTTCAGCTTGGTCGGGGTGtgtttgtttagaattttaagCCCAAATTTGGGCTCCAATTCTGCTTAGATCTACCCAGAGAACGCCCAACCAAGAGGTTCTTTCCTCTCAAATATTTGATCAAAAGTCAGAACCAACCCCACCACCtcccaaataaaaagaaataaacattTATATTTTACTGCCTCCtataacataaatttatatagAATATAACTTCAAGGTCTTATTTGTGAACTTAggcattcattttttttaaattgcatttttttttttgtgtggtaaaAGGAGgggatattttatttaaataagtagTAGTTTCAAAAATTGGTCTATTATTCATCCTTGAAAAGAGTCTAGTGTTCAAGGATATTAATGAAAACTCTCTAAGACTAAGTGTGTTTTTTTCCAAAAGATCCCATATATAAGGATTAATTACAAAAGTAGGACATTGTACATATTCCACTAAGCTACCTCTTTGCATTACTCCTCTCATGGCCAGACCATCTGCAATGCTATTAGCTTTAGGAAAGATGTGACGTAGGACAGTCCATGCACTGCTTAATAGGGCCCTGcaattataaattaatgaaGCCATATTTGGAGCCATAATCCCTTTTGATGTTAACCAACATATCAAAATTTCAGAATCAATTTACAAGTCTATAAATTTGTAATCAAGTTCCCAGGCAATTAATAAACCATGTCTAATTGCCTATAATTCTGCAGCATTATTTGTGACAAAACCAATATGCATTAAAAAGCTATTAATCCAGTTCCCTTGGCTATCCCCAAGGACACCCCCTCCACTCCCCTTCCCTCCCCCTGCAAATCCTGGGTTACCTTGTACAGTACCATCAGTATTCAAATTGCATTTGCATTATATCTTTTAGAAGGGTTTTGCTTGTAATGGGTTAAGCAAGCTCAAGCTGTATACGTATTATTTTAACTTGGGTTGGGCCAAGTTTGATTGAAGGGCCGTGTTGATATTACTCCCTGTATGTTTTACGCTTATTAAATAAGAAACCATCGCACATGGGCTTTTCTTCTAGATGTTACTTTTCGACCTAAATCGTAAATCCTGAACAAACAGcattggggttttttttttttttgatgaaacaaACAgccactacaaaaaacgcgagctatagccgcgttttttggccgcgtttataaaaaaaaggcatagctgatctatagccgcgtttttaagaaacgcagctatagacataatctatagccgcgtttttcgaaaacgcggctataggtccccctctagctgcgttttcaaacgcagctccagccgaataatttttttttaaagtggggcctggagctgcgtttgaaaacgcagccagagggggacctatagccgcgtttttaaaaacgcggctataggtccccctcagccgaataaattttcttaaaataaagaCGTGTAGTTCGCAGCAGAGgggggcctatagccgcgttttccaaaaacgcggctataggtccccctctggCTGTGTTTTCAGAAACGTggctcacaaaaaaaaaaaaaaaattaaacttcccGCGTGCCCCCTTTCCCACTTACAGCCTCACCTACCCCCACTTTCAATATaagttcttcttttttttttttttgtgtttctttcttcattcttcGCTCTTAAGCTTCAggttctctctttccttttttttttttttttttttttttttttttttccttcttcactaagtcttcaggtttttttttttccttttctttcttccttcttcactaactcttcaggttcttcttcctttttttttttttttttcctttttctttcttccttcatttttccaacgtagcttttttttttttttttctttgtttctttgaagttcctacatctttttttttttttttttttttgttcctttcttttgcaagtcacgacatttttttttccttcttcactccaacacaactcttttttgttttttttttctttgtttccagctacttcttctttttttcttcatctcagtCACTGATTTTTCTatagatctagtttttttttttgttattttatgtttagttagtaagaaaatggagaaaatgctaaaatttttgaatttgtgctattgtgtccctgatattgtgtttatgtttaaatgggtttgtgtttctgaGCTTGTACTTGAATGGTTTTAGTGTTAGATTTGGGTTGGCTTTGTTGAAGgagaggagattcatgggtttgtgttcttatattttggagcaaattgtggttgtattgttagtatgttgtgtttgattttgaattttttgggtgtgtttatattgtgagtatgttgtgtttgattttgaaatttttgggtttgtatttgattttgaattttctgggtttccgtttaattttgaattttatttttggtttgaattttgaatttcttggagaaaaaaaacacctagaaatttttaaaaaaaaaaaaaaaaaaaaacctatagccacgtttttaaaaaacgcggctataggttacTATAGCCGGGGTTAAACAACGCGGCTTTAGGTCCAATCTTTAGCCGCGGttgtaaaaacgcggctatagacccacaGGGGCTGTTGCTGCGCTGCTTAGGCCGCGTTTACAAACGCGGCtctagaaaacgcggctataggctatagccgcgtttttggggtctatagccgcgtttttgaaacgcggctttagaccccgttttttgtagtgagcaTTGAGTTAATTCTGTAGTAATGTTGTCTCATTAATGTAAATGTCTTGCGAGTTGCGACTTTTATCAATATCTACCTTACtattcaaaacaaacaaaaagctaGATAAAAGTGCATGAATTTGATTATGATGTTTTATATTTAGGGTAATGAGGGTTAATAGTTGCTGTACGTATAAGTGAGTTAGTTTAGGTTCTATTAAAATActcgattttttaaaatttcattacttGAGATAGAAAAAATTTGTTCCAAAATCTTTATAAAACAACAATTATTATGGGTTTAAGTAATAGCCGAGTGATAATAGTTTCATCTGTTGTGTCCCATGTTTGTGGTTCGAACTCCACCTCTCCCCACTATCtacctatctaaaaaaaatggagagattTTATTAGTGTTAGACATATTATAACCCCAATGGTCCAAATCAATTTTAGGTTTATGTATTTGTAGAATAAGCAACTTAACATTTGGTTAGTCATTGAATAGTTTAGGGTTAGTCAAATATTGTTTAGTATATAAACCGTACATTGAGTTCATATGTTGTAACACAATAGCTTAATAGAAATATGAAGTTGTCAAGAGCTTTCACACATTAAATATAGGCAATCAAACCGAATTACGTACACTTGtatatatttctattttcaTACTTCTATTTATCATTCAATCGTCACACACAATAACTTCAATAGTTCGTAAGATTGGAACACCTTCCAGACTTCCATGCTATAAACAATAAGCTTTCGGGCACCAAAAATTTTgtagaatctctctctctctctctctctctctctctctccagttTGCATAGTGGGCCTATGTGAGGTGCCAAGTTTTATACGGGAGTGTGTGAAATTTTCAATGTTCATGGACTTACCGTGCACGTGCTATATGTACatgttgattttgatttgtgatGGCTCATATATTGTTGATTATGTCAAGAAATTTCCTAGATGTTGCATGGAAGGCTTTCTTGGTCTTCAGGGTAGTAAGTAACCTCTAATAATTGTCAGTCAACACGGTCAGTCACTAATGATATGCAAGTTGTCAGTCACTACTCACGATAAGCAAGTTCAcaaataaatacatattacATAAACAAACAGTACTCCCTGCTCCTACCTAGCCTCCATGATTGATGGTCCATGTTCTTCACGATCGAGAAGACTGTGTTAGATTGCATGCATGCATTTTCCTGGAAGGAGCTTAAGAATCGTACCCTTGTGGTCCTCAGGTGCCTTAAAAGCACTTATATTATGAGTGGCGTACCTCAATAGATGGGGTATTTCGTCCACAACAATACAACATACCTAATCATTCCaaaacccacacacacacatatcattAGTTAGCAGTAGACTAGTAAGGGGTGCCTAGCATCAGTTTCAACTTAACCTCACTTTTTTTTgcgttttcttattttttcaagttacaaatatactttaatatagttttaacaaatatttttcaacaaaaagctcAATAAGTTGCTTTCAAATGAACATGTAcgtattttctttcctttctttcactAGCTTACTTGTTGCaagtcatatatataatatattcctTTATTTGTCCACAAAATTTCAAAACGAATACAGATGCGCATGCATGCACACTCTCATACATATATCtataaaatatatcataatatattatgattttatttcgtatatatgttttatttttatttgtttaccatTTACAAAGTTGCATGATATATTGTTTTTGGGTAATATGTAGAATAGAATTGTGCCATTCTACACAACGGCCGATATATATGGAATAGAATTGTGCTATTCTCAAACAAGTACTTGAATTCAAATTCAAGTTCTTCCCAGGGGTGagattgattataaaaaaaaaagggggtgaGATTGATTAGTTCTATCAAACCAACGAAACTCCTAGCTGTAACCCATATATCATTTGGCTACAATACATACCTAATACTTTCATAAGTTTCCCATGCATGCGATTAAAAtaaatcaagaattaataacaTGTGATTAAcgttatttattaataattttgatgATTCACATGGATCTCATAATATACATTTCTTTCAAACCTGGGTGGGACCGAGGGACAacaattccccccccccccccccccatcttTTCGGTTACAAATCTAGGCACGTATCACCATGCTTGCCCACTAATACTATATATAGAGTTTTcactatatcatttttttttttgctagacactattatatatcttttaatttaaatagCGTTATCAAACAATTGTTATAAAAGTCTCTTTATCTTGTTTACATTTGCAACTAATTCGGTAGATTGGTAATACATCTCTACAGTGGCAGAGCCTAGCTAGTTAGGGACTTAGGGTCATGCAGACATGCATGCACCCCAAAATTTTAAggaaatgttatatatatatatatatatataaggtagAGACACGATTGATTCAAACTTCTATCATGATCAATTATAagttaaattgataaaaaaatgataatttattcACTTAACCATTATAATCATGCACCCATCTTTACCAAATAATAAATTCCAAGAGAATTACCCAGTTTATACCtataataatgaaataattaatAAGGTATTACATTTATCatggtatatataatattatccTTATTGTTACGTGATATGAAATTGATGGGTCTcatttaaaatctcattttttatttagaaaaaaaatcaaataattaacTATGTACTGTAAAATTACCTCCACATAATTGTAGTCCCACATGTACAGCCACActgtaaatttatatattaattgtcAGAGTTGTTGCCATCTCAATCTCCAACTTGGAACTTAATTTCTAGCTacgacaaaaaagaaaaaaagccaaACATTCCAGTCGTATAACCGCGCGCATGCATCACTATC
This region includes:
- the LOC142606847 gene encoding uncharacterized protein LOC142606847, with protein sequence MEASSFIFTYPSSSSPSISKTHFEFSFPYPSFPLSSPLRRYPCTIHKNTVKLLCTRTTLRNSALTIEEEQAQALEKSKDASSTSTSYRDMLPKIDKSGRFCSPRAARELALSIVYAACLEGSDPVRLFEKRMNARREPGYEFDKASLLEYNHMCFGGPPVTVETVEEADELLSNDEKESAIEAEVLAAPPKLVYSKLILRFTRKILVAVMERWDSHVLVIDKVAPANWKNEPAGRILELCILHLAMSEITVLGTRHQIVINEAVDLAKRFCDGAAPRIINGCLRTFVKDLEGTGVAQALDKQKVTR